From Lycium ferocissimum isolate CSIRO_LF1 unplaced genomic scaffold, AGI_CSIRO_Lferr_CH_V1 ctg11248, whole genome shotgun sequence, one genomic window encodes:
- the LOC132041703 gene encoding uncharacterized protein LOC132041703: protein MPSGAKKRKAAKKKKKLGGNNNAQSSKSATVTNSHSHGEKDSRPGDNKETDGGEVSYLASQDHQLEISHSKSSIDENKSNAVKNGDKKVNLVAKGEGGSVQVERESKLEGESTSHNINIEHAAPVSFPHEGCLRRRSSGSSKPAMSEDIVQVATSASDIDTVTLHPIGSSEQENEKRKLGVMDEKTRASDVFVSTGLKKRDGEAVATSDAKPSVALKDDDKLELSYDAPAVDASVHADDINGSPRNHQPPVALGPRPVQTTSWKSCCGLFELFAGSNK, encoded by the exons ATGCCATCAGGTGCCAAGAAGCGAAAAGCtgcaaagaaaaagaagaaattgggAGGAAATAATAACGCTCAATCATCCAAGTCTGCTACTGTTACTAATTCTCACTCTCATG GTGAAAAGGATTCAAGACCCGGTGATAATAAAGAGACAGATGGCGGGGAGGTTAGTTACCTTGCATCTCAAGATCACCAATTGGAAATTTCACATAGTAAATCGTCCATTGATGAGAACAAATCAAATGCTGTGAAAAATGGAGACAAGAAAGTGAATTTAGTAGCAAAAGGAGAGGGAGGTAGCGTTCAGGTCGAAAGAGAATCGAAGCTTGAGGGTGAATCTACGAGCCATAACATTAACATTGAGCATGCGGCACCCGTGAGTTTCCCTCATGAAGGCTGCTTACGAAGGAGGTCAAGTGGCAGCAGCAAGCCTGCTATGTCGGAGGACATAGTTCAGGTGGCCACAAGCGCTTCAGACATTGATACTGTGACCTTACATCCCATCGGGTCATCCGAGCAGGAAAATGAGAAGAGAAAATTGGGTGTTATGGATGAGAAAACCAGAGCTTCAGACGTTTTTGTGAGTACGGGATTAAAGAAAAGGGACGGTGAAGCTGTAGCAACTTCAGATGCAAAGCCCTCTGTGGCTCTAAAAGATGATGACAAACTAGAGCTTTCATACGATGCGCCTGCAGTTGATGCCAGTGTTCATGCAGATGACATCAACGGTTCTCCCCGTAACCATCAG CCACCAGTAGCTTTGGGTCCACGACCAGTGCAAACAACTTCCTGGAAGAGTTGCTGTGGCTTGTTTGAGCTGTTTGCAGGATCAAATAAATAA